A genomic window from Arvicola amphibius chromosome 5, mArvAmp1.2, whole genome shotgun sequence includes:
- the LOC119814753 gene encoding olfactory receptor 4F15-like, with protein MDGNNHSVVSEFVFLGLSNTWGIQLLLFFFSSVFYTASLMGNLLIVFSVTADSNLHSPMYFLLANLSFLDLGVCSIAAPKMIYDLFRKHKSISFGGCITQIFFIHAIGGTEMVLLIAMAFDRYVAICKPLHYLTIMRPEICTLLLSVAWILGLIHSVAQLAFIVDLPFCGPNILDSFYCDLPQLIKLACTETNKLEFMVTANSGLISVGSFFILIVSYIFILVTVRKHSSGGISKALSTLSAHVTVVVLFFGPLIFFYTWPFPSSHLDKFLAIFDAVLTPFLNPVIYTFRNKEMKAAMRKLCYQLLSYRKVS; from the coding sequence ATGGATGGAAACAATCACTCTGTTGTATCTGAATTTGTGTTCCTGGGACTCTCCAATACATGGGGAATCcagttgcttctcttcttcttttcttctgtgttctataCAGCAAGTCTAATGGGAAACCTCCTCATTGTGTTCTCTGTGACTGCTGACTCCAACCTGCACTCTCCAATGTACTTCCTGCTGGCCAATCTCTCATTTCTTGACCTGGGAGTTTGCTCTATTGCAGCACCCAAGATGATTTATGATcttttcagaaaacacaaatccATTTCATTTGGGGGTTGTATAACTCAGATCTTCTTTATTCATGCTATTGGGGGTACAGAAATGGTGCTGCTCATAGCCATGGCCTTTGATAGATACGTAGCCATATGTAAACCTCTTCACTACTTGACTATCATGAGACCAGAAATATGCACTTTACTTTTGTCGGTAGCCTGGATCCTGGGACTTATCCACTCAGTGGCCCAACTAGCTTTCATTGTAGACTTGCCCTTCTGTGGACCTAACATTCTGGACAGTTTTTACTGTGATCTCCCTCAGCTCATTAAACTTGCTTGCACAGAGACCAACAAATTGGAGTTCATGGTCACAGCCAACAGTGGACTCATCTCTGTGGGCTCCTTCTTCATACTGATCGTGTCTTATATCTTCATTTTGGTCACTGTTAGGAAGCACTCTTCAGGTGGCATATCCAAGGCCCTGTCTACTTTGTCAGCTCATGTGACAGTAGTGGTTTTATTCTTTGGACCGTTAATCTTCTTCTATACCTGGCCATTCCCTTCATCGCACTTAGACAAATTCCTTGCCATCTTTGATGCAGTCCTCACTCCTTTTCTGAATCCAGTCATCTATACATTCAGGAACAAGGAGATGAAAGCAGCAATGAGGAAACTCTGCTACCAGCTTCTGAGTTACAGGAAAGTATCCtaa